The Strix uralensis isolate ZFMK-TIS-50842 chromosome 13, bStrUra1, whole genome shotgun sequence genome window below encodes:
- the RAP2C gene encoding ras-related protein Rap-2c, which yields MREYKVVVLGSGGVGKSALTVQFVTGTFIEKYDPTIEDFYRKEIEVDSSPSVLEILDTAGTEQFASMRDLYIKNGQGFILVYSLVNQQSFQDIKPMRDQIVRVKRYEKVPLILVGNKVDLESEREVLSAEGRALAQEWGCPFMETSAKSKTMVDELFAEIVRQMNYASLPEKQDQCCTTCIVQ from the exons ATGCGGGAGTACAaggtggtggtgctgggcagcgggggggtggggaagtCCGCCCTGACGGTGCAGTTTGTCACCGGGACCTTCATCGAGAAGTACGACCCCACCATCGAGGACTTCTACCGCAAGGAGATCGAGGTGGACTCGTCCCCCTCGGTGCTGGAGATCCTCGACACGGCGGGTACCGAGCAGTTCGCCTCCATGCGCGATCTCTACATCAAAAACGGCCAGGGCTTCATCCTCGTCTACAGCCTGGTCAACCAGCAGTCCTTCCAG GACATCAAGCCGATGAGGGACCAGATTGTCCGGGTGAAGAGATACGAGAAAGTTCCTCTGATCCTAGTGGGGAATAAAGTGGATCTGGAGTCGGAGAGGGAGGTCTTATCTGCAGAAGGCAGAGCCCTGGCTCAGGAGTGGGGCTGTCCCTTCATGGAGACATCAGCCAAGAGCAAAACAATGGTGGATGAACTGTTTGCTGAGATCGTCAGGCAAATGAACTATGCCTCCCTGCCTGAAAAACAAGATCAGTGTTGTACAACTTGCATCGTCCAGtga